In Halolamina litorea, the genomic window CGGGGCACCCCACAGGGCCCGCCGACCGACCCGCCGGCCAGTGAGGAGAGCGAAGCGTTCGACATCTCGGGCGCCGTCGGACCCGACGACGGCGAACCCGTCGAGAAACAGCCCGTCGGCGGCGCAACCGGCGAGCCTGCCGAGCCGGTGACCGACGACGACACCGACCTCGCGGCGCTGCGTGAGGAGCTCAACGACCAGTTCGAGAGCATCAAGATCACCGCGCCCGGGCAGTACGAACTCAACCTCATGGAGCTGTACGACCGCAAGGAGTACATCATCTCCTTGCAGGAGGACGGCCGGTACGTGATCGAGATGGCCGACAGCTACGGGATCGACGACGATAGCTGAGCGACCCGCCGTTTTTCCTCGACCACGAACACGCCGACGCCTGACAGCAACTGTTAACAGCGCCCCGGTCGCAGTCGGGGGTATGAGCACGGCGACGAAGATCGTGACTAGCACAGTCGGCCTCTCGGCGCTTCTCGCGATCGCCCTGGTGTTCCAGATCGTCCTCTCGGCCTGATGTTCAGCCAGCGGACGCTCTCCTCGCCGGTCCAGCGACTGCACTGTGAGATCACGCCGGACGTACTCGTTCTCGACGTGGAGCGGGACTTCGAGACGCTCCCGCCGGCAGTCGCCGAGGAACTCGGCCTGCTGGTCGACGCACTCGACCCCGCATCGTACCCCGAGTCGTGGCTCCCCGAGAACGCGCCCGCCCAACTGACGGCCTACGCCGGGTCGCAGTTCACCATCGGCTTGCCGGGTGACGGGACGGTCGTCCGAACCCACCAGACCGAACCGGCGACGGTGCTGGTGAAAGCCCGAGCGGAGACGACTCCCGAGCCGTTCCGCTCGTTCCTGCTCGCGGAGGCGCTCGTCGAGATCGACGAGAGTCTCCCCGAGAGCTTCCTCCCCTTTTTCGGCGAACAGTACGCCGCCCTCGACGACGCGCTCGGACTCGGTGGCCCCGCCACCTACCAGGTCGCACGCGCACTGTTCGACGCGTGGGTCGGCCTCCACACCCGCGAGCGGTTCCGCGCGTGGGCG contains:
- a CDS encoding DUF7089 family protein translates to MFSQRTLSSPVQRLHCEITPDVLVLDVERDFETLPPAVAEELGLLVDALDPASYPESWLPENAPAQLTAYAGSQFTIGLPGDGTVVRTHQTEPATVLVKARAETTPEPFRSFLLAEALVEIDESLPESFLPFFGEQYAALDDALGLGGPATYQVARALFDAWVGLHTRERFRAWAGEHEELHAAWEDAGDRLVGRVDGLPGEVARGETEFPAATELACSAVKHGLDIPAPFAALDTLAYRDHGSAYAVQWAEKTMAALAE